The following are encoded in a window of Gramella sp. MT6 genomic DNA:
- a CDS encoding C4-type zinc ribbon domain-containing protein: MAKKNDVTVEEKLRSLYDLQLVDSRIDEIRNVRGELPLEVEDLEDEVAGLNRRLEKLDADIEVIENDIKNKKNQIEESKTTIKKYSEQQKNVRNNREFNALSKEVEFQELEIELSEKHIKEYKAKIEQKKEIIAQTKEKLSERQAHLKHKKGELDEILKETEKEEQALIDKSKEYEKNIEERLVNAYKRIRSNVKNGLAVVPVERGASGGSFFTIPPQVIMEIAGRKKIITDEHSGRILVDEELAKEEQEKMEGMFKRF, translated from the coding sequence ATGGCGAAAAAAAACGATGTTACTGTAGAAGAGAAGTTAAGATCACTGTACGATCTTCAGTTGGTGGATTCGCGAATTGATGAAATTAGAAACGTACGTGGTGAATTACCTCTGGAAGTTGAAGATCTGGAAGATGAAGTAGCAGGTTTAAACAGACGCCTGGAGAAACTGGATGCGGACATAGAAGTCATTGAAAATGACATCAAGAACAAGAAGAACCAGATCGAGGAGTCTAAAACGACGATCAAGAAATATTCTGAGCAACAAAAGAATGTTCGTAACAACAGAGAATTCAACGCTCTAAGTAAAGAAGTTGAGTTCCAGGAGCTTGAAATCGAACTTTCTGAGAAGCATATCAAGGAATATAAAGCGAAGATCGAGCAGAAGAAAGAGATCATTGCTCAAACCAAAGAAAAACTTTCTGAGCGTCAGGCCCATCTTAAGCACAAAAAAGGTGAACTTGATGAGATCCTTAAAGAAACTGAGAAAGAAGAGCAGGCTCTTATTGACAAGTCTAAAGAATATGAAAAGAATATTGAAGAAAGACTTGTTAATGCCTATAAAAGAATCAGAAGCAACGTTAAAAATGGACTTGCAGTAGTACCAGTAGAACGTGGGGCTTCAGGAGGTTCATTCTTTACTATTCCACCACAGGTGATCATGGAAATCGCTGGTCGTAAAAAGATCATCACAGATGAGCACAGTGGAAGGATATTGGTAGATGAGGAACTTGCTAAAGAAGAACAAGAAAAAATGGAAGGTATGTTCAAAAGGTTCTAG
- a CDS encoding Nif3-like dinuclear metal center hexameric protein, producing the protein MIIQEVIDLIEDFAPLNYAEDFDNVGLLVGDSKTEVSGALITLDTLEATVDEAIAKDCNLIISFHPIIFSGLKKLTGKDYVQRTVLKAIKHDIAIYAIHTALDNQHKGVNDMISEKLGLINRQILIPRKDSIKKLTTFVPVKDADKVREALFSGGAGSIGNYDNCSFNIAGKGSFKGNEESNPVIGEKGSVHFEEESQIGVTYPAHLESQILKNLFSSHPYEEVAYEIHKLDNKNQHLGMGMIGELKTEINEEEFLNQVKSTFNSGCIRHSKLLNKPVKKVAVLGGSGAFAINNAKAAGADIFITADLKYHDFYKAEEKLVLADIGHYESEQFTKNLLYSFLSKKISSFALILADTNTNPIHYL; encoded by the coding sequence ATGATCATACAGGAAGTAATTGACCTGATAGAAGATTTTGCTCCTCTAAATTATGCGGAAGACTTTGATAACGTTGGCCTTTTGGTAGGTGATTCTAAGACTGAAGTTTCGGGAGCTCTTATCACTTTGGATACTCTTGAAGCTACCGTCGACGAAGCAATTGCTAAAGATTGCAACCTAATTATCAGTTTTCATCCTATTATATTTTCCGGTCTAAAGAAATTAACGGGAAAAGATTATGTTCAAAGAACAGTTCTAAAAGCGATAAAACATGATATTGCGATCTACGCCATACATACTGCTCTAGACAATCAGCATAAGGGAGTAAACGACATGATCTCTGAAAAATTAGGACTTATCAACCGGCAGATCCTTATTCCTAGAAAGGATTCCATTAAGAAACTCACCACATTTGTTCCGGTAAAAGATGCCGATAAAGTTAGGGAAGCCCTTTTTTCTGGAGGAGCAGGAAGCATTGGAAATTATGATAATTGCAGCTTTAATATCGCCGGTAAGGGAAGTTTTAAAGGGAATGAGGAATCAAATCCGGTAATTGGTGAAAAAGGCTCGGTTCATTTTGAAGAAGAATCTCAAATTGGTGTGACCTACCCCGCGCATCTGGAATCCCAGATCCTGAAAAATCTTTTTAGTTCACATCCTTATGAAGAGGTTGCCTACGAGATCCACAAGCTGGATAATAAAAATCAGCATCTTGGGATGGGCATGATAGGCGAACTTAAAACTGAAATAAATGAAGAGGAATTCCTTAACCAGGTAAAATCTACATTTAACAGCGGTTGTATAAGACATTCGAAACTATTAAATAAACCAGTTAAAAAGGTTGCTGTGCTTGGCGGAAGTGGCGCTTTTGCGATCAATAATGCGAAAGCAGCTGGGGCTGATATATTTATTACAGCAGATCTGAAATACCATGACTTCTATAAAGCCGAGGAAAAGCTGGTATTGGCTGATATTGGACACTATGAAAGTGAACAGTTTACAAAAAATTTACTATATTCTTTTCTTAGCAAAAAAATTAGTAGTTTTGCACTTATTTTAGCAGATACAAATACCAATCCAATACATTATTTATAA
- the lpxK gene encoding tetraacyldisaccharide 4'-kinase yields the protein MPNPRKLLFPFSLIYHGVTAVRNKLYDAGVFSSESFDLPVIAVGNLNMGGTGKSPMIEYLLKILSEKNKVATLSRGYKRESKGFQLVQAEDTVDKAGDEPLQFKNKYPEAVVAVDANRREGISELLQFSPEVILLDDAFQHRKVEAGFYILLTAYHDLYVDDLILPAGNLRESAAGAIRANIIVVTKCPEDLTSAEMEKIRNKLKPKSGQSVYFTAIEYSEQIISSVEKLPLENIQSSEFVLVTGIANPKPLLDYLGSRNIDLKHYQFPDHHNFTDKEIDQLRNESRILTTEKDYMRLKDKLPLDKLYYLPIEVAFIGGSKADFDKEIENFINKKEV from the coding sequence ATGCCGAATCCAAGAAAATTACTTTTTCCCTTTTCCCTGATTTATCATGGTGTAACGGCGGTTCGGAATAAGCTTTATGATGCAGGTGTTTTTAGTTCTGAATCATTTGATTTACCTGTTATCGCTGTGGGAAATCTCAACATGGGTGGCACAGGTAAATCTCCAATGATCGAATATTTATTGAAGATCCTGAGCGAAAAAAATAAGGTAGCTACTTTAAGCCGTGGATATAAACGGGAGAGTAAAGGTTTTCAGCTGGTGCAGGCTGAAGATACAGTTGATAAAGCAGGTGATGAGCCATTACAGTTCAAAAACAAATATCCTGAAGCTGTAGTCGCCGTAGATGCAAACAGGAGGGAAGGAATTTCAGAGCTCTTGCAATTTTCACCTGAAGTAATCCTGCTGGATGACGCCTTTCAGCATCGAAAGGTAGAAGCAGGTTTCTACATACTTCTTACTGCTTACCACGATCTCTATGTAGATGACTTGATCTTGCCTGCCGGAAATTTAAGAGAATCGGCTGCAGGAGCCATAAGGGCTAATATTATTGTGGTAACCAAATGCCCTGAGGACCTAACTTCTGCAGAAATGGAGAAGATCAGAAATAAGCTGAAGCCAAAATCGGGTCAATCTGTTTATTTTACTGCGATCGAATATTCTGAACAGATAATTTCTTCAGTAGAAAAACTTCCTTTGGAAAATATACAATCTTCAGAATTTGTCCTGGTAACTGGAATCGCTAATCCTAAACCATTACTGGATTACTTAGGATCCAGAAATATTGACCTGAAACATTATCAGTTTCCAGATCATCATAATTTTACAGATAAGGAAATTGACCAATTGCGTAATGAATCCAGGATCCTAACTACTGAAAAAGATTATATGAGGTTGAAGGATAAGCTCCCTTTAGACAAACTTTATTATCTGCCAATAGAAGTGGCATTTATAGGTGGAAGTAAGGCTGATTTCGATAAGGAGATCGAAAATTTCATCAATAAAAAAGAGGTGTAA
- a CDS encoding ATP-binding protein: MKNLKLILLLACCFVLFGFQDSQISETQPEPEQIKQLLSQAEKSIDMMLFDKAQNQLNKSLELAKRIDHKRYIALTSSILARMYSVRHEYDKGITQLERAISIQREINDKAGLNYSYIMYGKLLNSKDENDRALKYLDLAMEYYKEQENSEQMGVIALNRAIIFLYGKDDRARAMSELNNAEIYLQGSTNNYEITRLHYFLARAYSMEGNYEKAEQAAKGALKIAEKGNFTGMTMYTYGILSEIEEERNNPAAALAYLQKMNKERDEVFNANKEALAKEADARYGVDALKNTLDELTIQNAEQERTLKVNKLTTILSVALITILSLLTLSLYKNNNLRARANELLQKKNSELVLAKENAEKASLAKAQFLTTITHELRTPLYAVTGLTHLLLEESPTESQKEHLNSLKFSGEYLLSLINNILDLNKLEANKVEIVNSNFDLKKRMSDVLIALKNSADERNTKIHFDFDESIPERLSGDPLKISQILINLIGNSIKFTEDGDIWIEVKKTKQVDKNITLLFEIKDNGEGIGKEKQKAIFDNFTQGSTQINRKFGGTGLGLSIVKNLLSLLGSEIDLESDLGKGSKFTFELDFEIPEAELRKAAATTPAIDETKLTNEIMEDKRILVVEDNKINQMITRKILEKNKVICDVADNGTVAIEKVQNNDFDLILMDIHMPGISGIEATIEIRKFDESIPIIALTAVTLDDNLDEFYLNGFNDIIPKPYKTEEFFHKINKYLAARETTV; this comes from the coding sequence ATGAAGAACTTAAAGCTTATCCTTTTACTAGCATGTTGTTTTGTCCTTTTTGGATTTCAGGATTCACAGATTAGTGAGACCCAACCGGAACCGGAACAAATAAAACAATTACTTAGCCAGGCCGAGAAATCCATTGATATGATGCTTTTTGATAAAGCACAGAATCAGCTCAATAAATCCCTGGAATTAGCTAAACGTATAGATCACAAGCGGTATATCGCCCTTACCAGTAGTATTCTGGCTAGAATGTATAGCGTGCGTCACGAATATGATAAAGGTATCACCCAACTTGAAAGAGCAATTTCCATACAAAGAGAAATCAATGACAAGGCAGGGCTGAATTATTCCTATATCATGTATGGAAAATTACTGAATTCTAAAGACGAAAATGATCGAGCCTTAAAATACCTGGACCTTGCCATGGAATATTATAAGGAGCAGGAGAATTCAGAACAAATGGGAGTTATCGCCCTAAATAGGGCAATTATCTTTCTCTACGGTAAAGACGATCGCGCCAGAGCAATGTCTGAATTGAATAATGCAGAAATCTACCTTCAGGGAAGCACCAATAATTATGAAATTACCCGCTTACATTATTTTCTAGCCAGAGCCTATAGCATGGAAGGTAATTATGAGAAGGCTGAACAGGCTGCCAAAGGAGCCCTGAAAATTGCTGAAAAAGGGAATTTTACCGGGATGACAATGTATACTTATGGAATCCTGAGCGAGATAGAAGAAGAACGCAATAACCCTGCTGCTGCCCTTGCCTACCTTCAAAAAATGAACAAGGAAAGGGATGAGGTATTCAATGCTAATAAAGAGGCCTTAGCAAAAGAAGCTGATGCAAGATACGGGGTCGATGCTTTAAAAAATACTCTGGATGAATTAACAATTCAAAATGCAGAGCAGGAAAGAACTTTGAAAGTAAATAAACTAACCACGATCTTAAGTGTTGCCTTAATCACTATTCTTTCTCTCTTAACTCTTTCTCTTTATAAGAACAACAACCTTAGAGCCAGAGCAAATGAACTTCTACAGAAGAAAAATTCTGAATTAGTACTTGCCAAGGAAAATGCCGAAAAAGCCTCTCTGGCAAAAGCTCAGTTCCTTACCACTATAACTCATGAGCTTAGAACTCCTTTATATGCCGTAACCGGGCTAACCCATCTTTTGTTGGAAGAAAGCCCTACCGAAAGTCAGAAAGAGCATCTTAACTCGTTGAAATTTTCGGGAGAATATTTATTGTCGCTAATAAATAATATCCTTGACCTTAACAAGCTTGAGGCGAATAAGGTTGAGATCGTTAATTCTAATTTCGACCTTAAAAAGAGAATGTCTGATGTTCTTATTGCCTTAAAAAATTCCGCAGACGAAAGGAACACGAAGATCCACTTTGATTTTGATGAATCTATCCCGGAAAGGTTAAGTGGTGATCCCCTTAAGATCTCTCAGATCCTTATCAATCTTATAGGAAATTCTATAAAATTTACTGAGGACGGTGACATCTGGATCGAGGTTAAGAAAACTAAGCAGGTGGATAAAAACATTACCTTATTATTTGAGATTAAGGATAATGGTGAAGGGATCGGGAAAGAAAAACAGAAAGCTATTTTCGACAATTTCACCCAGGGCTCTACACAGATCAACAGAAAATTTGGAGGTACAGGCCTGGGACTATCTATTGTAAAGAATTTACTAAGCCTGCTGGGAAGTGAGATAGATTTAGAAAGCGATCTTGGTAAGGGATCAAAATTCACTTTTGAGCTTGATTTTGAAATTCCTGAAGCTGAACTTAGAAAGGCAGCTGCCACTACTCCTGCGATAGACGAAACTAAACTTACAAACGAGATCATGGAAGATAAGCGTATCCTTGTGGTAGAGGATAACAAGATCAACCAGATGATCACCCGTAAGATCCTTGAGAAAAACAAAGTTATTTGCGATGTTGCAGACAATGGAACCGTCGCGATAGAAAAGGTACAGAACAATGATTTTGACCTTATCCTAATGGATATACATATGCCTGGAATTAGCGGAATTGAAGCTACGATTGAAATAAGGAAATTTGACGAATCTATTCCGATCATTGCCCTTACGGCAGTAACTCTGGATGACAATCTGGATGAATTCTACCTGAATGGATTTAACGATATTATCCCTAAACCATATAAGACTGAAGAGTTCTTCCACAAGATCAATAAATATCTGGCTGCCAGAGAAACTACGGTTTAG
- the gap gene encoding type I glyceraldehyde-3-phosphate dehydrogenase, translating to MAKTINIAINGFGRIGRNLFRILMDHPMINVVAINDIHDAKSLAHLLKYDSIHRTLKAEVSSTDSEILVNGRKIPLLNYKDPAEIPWNNFKVDYVVESSGKFKSEDVLKGHLKEGVKKVILSVPPQDDNIKMVVLGVNEDILDGSEKIISNASCTTNNAAPMLKVINDHLEVTQAYITTVHSYTSDQSLHDKPHKDLRRSRAAAQSIIPTTTGAAKALTSIFPKLSEVIGGCGIRVPVPNGSLTDMTLNVKKDTSIEEVNALFKKAADSYMKGIIQYTEDPIVSVDILDNSYSCIFDAQMTSVIGGKLVKLIGWYDNEIGYSNRLVDLISLINDK from the coding sequence ATGGCTAAAACAATTAATATTGCCATTAATGGTTTTGGCAGAATAGGACGAAATCTTTTCAGGATCCTAATGGATCACCCAATGATTAATGTTGTTGCCATTAACGACATTCATGATGCTAAAAGCCTGGCGCATCTTTTAAAATACGATAGTATACACAGAACCTTGAAGGCTGAGGTATCTTCTACCGATTCTGAAATCCTTGTAAATGGAAGAAAAATCCCATTACTCAATTATAAAGATCCGGCTGAGATTCCCTGGAATAATTTTAAGGTAGATTATGTTGTAGAATCCTCCGGAAAATTTAAATCGGAAGATGTCCTTAAAGGACATTTAAAGGAAGGAGTTAAAAAAGTTATATTATCGGTTCCTCCCCAGGATGATAACATTAAAATGGTGGTTTTGGGTGTAAATGAAGATATTCTTGATGGTTCAGAAAAGATCATCTCTAATGCCTCCTGCACTACCAACAATGCTGCCCCGATGCTTAAAGTGATCAATGATCACCTGGAAGTAACTCAGGCATATATTACTACCGTTCATTCCTACACATCAGACCAAAGCCTCCACGATAAACCTCACAAAGACCTAAGAAGAAGCCGCGCTGCTGCTCAATCTATTATTCCAACAACCACAGGAGCCGCGAAAGCTTTAACAAGTATTTTCCCAAAGCTTAGCGAAGTTATTGGTGGCTGCGGAATTAGGGTTCCTGTACCAAATGGATCCCTAACCGATATGACCCTGAATGTAAAAAAAGACACTAGTATAGAAGAGGTCAACGCACTATTCAAGAAGGCTGCAGACAGCTATATGAAGGGAATTATTCAGTATACGGAAGATCCAATAGTTTCAGTAGATATTCTGGATAATAGCTATAGTTGCATTTTTGATGCCCAGATGACCTCAGTGATAGGTGGGAAACTTGTGAAACTTATTGGTTGGTATGACAATGAAATTGGCTACTCAAATCGTCTCGTCGATTTAATTTCACTCATTAACGATAAATAG
- the lipA gene encoding lipoyl synthase: protein MNTDVAPVKSKTERKPKPKWLRVKLPTGKKYTELRSLVDKYDLHTICTSGSCPNMGECWSEGTATFMILGNVCTRSCGFCGVKTGRPETVDWDEPEKVARSIKLMQIKHAVVTSVDRDDLKDMGSIIWAETVKAIRRMNPETTLETLIPDFQGNERNIDRIIEVKPEVVSHNMETVKRLTREVRIQAKYDRSLAVLKYLKDNGIRRTKSGIMLGLGEKQEEVIQTLKDLREAGVDVVTIGQYLQPSKKHLPVKQFITPDQFKKYEEIGLDLGFRHVESSALVRSSYKAQKHIN, encoded by the coding sequence ATGAATACAGACGTTGCGCCCGTAAAATCCAAAACAGAAAGAAAGCCAAAACCAAAATGGCTTAGAGTTAAACTTCCTACCGGTAAGAAATATACCGAATTAAGGAGCCTGGTAGATAAGTATGATCTTCATACTATCTGCACCTCTGGTAGTTGCCCTAATATGGGTGAGTGCTGGAGTGAAGGTACGGCTACCTTTATGATTCTTGGAAATGTTTGTACCAGGTCATGCGGTTTTTGCGGTGTTAAGACCGGAAGGCCGGAGACTGTAGACTGGGATGAACCGGAAAAAGTTGCAAGATCCATTAAGCTAATGCAGATCAAGCATGCCGTAGTAACCAGTGTAGACCGTGATGATCTTAAAGATATGGGATCTATTATCTGGGCTGAAACTGTAAAGGCAATTAGAAGAATGAACCCGGAAACTACACTGGAAACACTTATTCCAGATTTCCAGGGGAATGAAAGAAATATAGACAGGATCATTGAAGTAAAGCCAGAGGTGGTTTCTCACAATATGGAAACCGTAAAAAGACTAACCAGAGAAGTAAGGATCCAGGCGAAATATGACAGAAGCCTTGCAGTTTTAAAATATCTAAAGGATAATGGTATAAGAAGAACGAAATCTGGGATCATGCTTGGACTTGGAGAAAAGCAAGAAGAAGTTATCCAAACCCTTAAAGATCTAAGGGAAGCCGGGGTAGATGTAGTTACTATTGGCCAGTACTTACAGCCTAGTAAAAAACACTTGCCGGTTAAGCAATTTATCACTCCAGACCAATTCAAAAAATATGAAGAAATAGGGCTGGATCTTGGATTCAGACATGTTGAAAGTAGCGCCCTGGTAAGATCTTCATACAAAGCACAGAAACATATTAACTAG
- a CDS encoding sigma-70 family RNA polymerase sigma factor: MEINPDHLLEKIREAKDGSQSAFNYLLDKYWNDVYGFQLKKTRNEYESEDITIQTFSKAFNKIESFDENYSFTTWLIAISKNIHIDQVRKRNASIRSRTSMQDEERVYEIADETPGIEDKLIKEQNLEQLLADIKQLKPHYQQVINLRFFQEKSYKEIAATLDEPMNNIKVKLLRAKKLLAEIIELRKS; encoded by the coding sequence TTGGAAATAAATCCTGACCATCTTCTTGAAAAGATCAGGGAAGCAAAAGACGGAAGTCAGTCGGCTTTCAATTATCTTCTGGACAAATACTGGAACGATGTGTATGGTTTTCAGCTTAAGAAAACCAGGAATGAATACGAATCTGAAGATATTACCATCCAGACATTTTCCAAAGCTTTCAATAAAATAGAGAGTTTTGATGAGAATTACTCCTTCACTACCTGGCTTATCGCTATTTCCAAAAACATCCATATAGATCAGGTAAGAAAGAGAAATGCATCTATCAGGTCACGTACTTCCATGCAAGATGAGGAAAGGGTTTACGAGATCGCCGATGAAACCCCGGGAATCGAAGATAAATTGATCAAGGAACAGAATCTTGAGCAACTTCTTGCAGATATCAAGCAATTAAAACCGCATTATCAACAGGTGATCAATCTCAGGTTTTTTCAGGAGAAGTCTTATAAAGAAATTGCCGCTACTCTCGATGAGCCTATGAATAATATCAAGGTTAAACTGCTAAGAGCCAAGAAGCTTCTGGCAGAAATTATCGAACTTAGAAAGAGCTAA